A segment of the Elaeis guineensis isolate ETL-2024a chromosome 6, EG11, whole genome shotgun sequence genome:
TTTGCAGCCATGGATGTTCTAAAAGAGGTAGAATGtaagaagaaaataattaatgCTACCAAACAAAAATACAGCAGCAAGAAAGAAGCAGAGTAATATGTGAAAAAAGCACATGGTGGACAACAACACTTGCCATCACTGGATCTTTTCCATTACATTCATGAAAAGTATTTTCCTATTAATCATTTATAATATTCCCCCAAATTAACTACCTCACTAGACATATTATGGCTGGTATGGAAAGGCATCTGAAACACAATAAAGAAGCCATCTCATCGGTAGCATAAAACTTATATCCATGCACAATTCGAAAGGATCTGATGTTCGTACCttcaaaaggcaaaaaaaaaaaaaaaatgtttccaTCCATCTGAATGCTCCACTTTCATTGTACAATAGGTTTGAAAGGAATCATGCAATTATCCAAATTACAATACAACAAACATAAGTTACCTTGATACCCGACCTACCAagatgtaatattttattttttgtacatGGCTGATCTAACTGCAAATTCACAAGTAATGCATAAACCAACCCTATATAGTTGGAATAAAGCTGCACAGTTATGGTTATGTTATTTTACATCTAATAGGAAGGAAAGCATTCTAATTTTGGACATGCTGTGAGGGCAAAGGATTTCCAACAAGATTTAAATGTTTACCATAATAGGTATCTCACATGCCAGATGTATGTAGTGGGTTTCAACTACTTGTCAGGTATTAGTTGTTGTCAGATTTAATCATCAGCATGCTCATCCTCCAAAAATTTCTCTAATTGATTTGGAGGGGGTGTTTGGTTGTGGAATAGATTTTGGGAGAATATCCCTTGTACCGTTGAAGAGATAGGTCTATACTGTAAAATAGGTGTATTTGGGCATTTGGTTGAACGAACAAGTGCGAGAATCAAGGATTACAAACATATGACATCAAACATGCACCTTGATGGTTTCCTCCCCCAACATCTTGGTTTCAAATGAGTCATGATTTCAATACCCATTCACTATTTTCTTGAGATTGAAGGTACTCATGTTCCTTATTCTTTCCCAATCCACCAGCTACTTATGATGGAGGAGCTCGTTCAAGTTGCTACGCTTGATTGCTGAACTATCAGTTCCCTGTAAATTCTCATTACAAGGACAAATAAATAATAGTTTGGCTCTCTAACGTCACTACGCCATCATGCAAATAGATCTCTTAAGCACCCGGCCTAACAATCAGTGTGTTGTCATGGTGGGCATCATCCTGTCATTTGAAGATTTTGTGAcacattttaaatttaataaaaccaCCCAATCACAAAGGTTAGGCTAaattaagtcaagtgttgatcaaCCCTTTTGTATGGTCAGCAAAGATTGAAATGACATGATGCACTAATTAGCATTTTGTCAAAAGCAATGCACATAGATTATGCGTCAGGATTACAGCTAtgattgaagagttcaaaagaaaGTCCTTTAGAGCCCATCTGGGACCGCAAAAAAGCAAGACAGTGCAATTCTATAACCATTCATGACAGATTTACTTACCAAGCACTTGCTGAGCGGTTAACCGCCGCCTTGGATCCGGCTCTAGCATCTGCCTAACAAGACTCCTTGCACTATCTGAAACTTGAGGCCATGGCTCCCTTTGGAAATCTATCACCCCTCGGAGAATCGCCTGGGCAACCCCCTGCTCAGTCTCTACAATCCAAATATAACCCTTAAAAGATCAATCAAAAGATACTCTACGACTAATAATAACATCACAAAAGCTATGATATTACTCTACCAGCCCAGAATGGCGGAACTCCACACAGCAAGATATACAAGATCACCCCGGCGCTCCAAATATCCACCTCCGGCCCATAGTTCCTCTTCAACACCTCCGGCGCCATGTAGTAGGGGCTCCCCACGATCTCAGAAAACCTCTCCCCTGCTCACATTCAACAAAGTTTCAGAATCACGGGAAAAGAAGAAGTCGGCCGACCAAAAGTAGCATCAGCACCGCACCTGGCCGGAAGAAGATGGAGAGGCCGAAATCGATGGCCTTAAGCGGCGAGTTCTCCTTCTTATTAGCGTAGAGGAAATTCTCCGGCTTGAGGTCCCGGTGCATGACCCCATTCTCATGGCACATCTTCACGACCTCCGCCACCGTCCGGGCGACCGCAGCCGCCGCGCGCTCGCTGTAGTGCCCCCTCGCcacgatccgatcgaagagctcCCCGCCCTCGCAGAGCTCCATCACGAGGTGCACCGCCTCGGCGTCCTCGTAGGCGGCGCGGAGCCGGACGACGTTTGAGTGGTCCGGAAGCGTCGACATGATCGCCACCTCCCGCCGGACGTCCTCCACGTCCACCGCCGTCCGGAGCTTCCGCTTCGAGATCGACTTGCACGCCAGGTGCTCCCTCGTCTCCTTGTCCGTACACAAGTAGGTGACCCCGAACTCGCCGCGGCCGAGCTCGCGGCCGAGGACGTACTTGTCGCCGATCCGGCTCCGGTGGTGTCCGAGGGGAACCACGTCCTTGAGGACCTGGATCGGCGAGGGCGAGCCCACAGGGTCCTCGGAGAAGGGGTTCGGTCGCCGCCGCTTCTCCCGCTTCCGcttcctccgccgccgccgctcTTCCTCGTCCTCTACGCTCCCCCCCAAGCACGAGCACCAATTCCCCATGCCCTCTTCTTTTCTATCTCTTAAGCTACGACTGCGTTTTATTGGCTCTTGGCTTCCTGTGGGGTGGCTTCAGCCTAGACTCCGTCGCCGCGCGGGGAATGGGAGGGCGAGGTTTGGTGGACTTTTTTAAGGGGGGTGGACTCTGGATTTGGTTGAAGCAAGAAGGGAGAGGGAGTGATAGATAGCTTAGGAGGGGTAATCATTAGAATTTTTCTCCGCTTTTTCTTGTTTTATATACATACGTATAATCAGTTGGGTAGCGTGGGAAGTGAGCTTTTTGAAAAAGAGAGGCAGGCTTGTAAAACAAaaacgaaaaaagaaaaaaaaaaaaaggaggggggggGTGGGCGCATGCCGGATTTGAGGAAATGCATGCCCTCCAGAGGGTGAGGCGTTTCTTTCTTCTTGCTTTTGGGGCTGGCTTGGGGCCGTGGTGTTGTTTGGAATAAAGAAGGGAAGAGTTGGTCGCCGAAGCTGCCGAGGCATCGAGGAAGTGTTTCTATTTTGAAGAagaaattaaatagctttaagaAAGGGATGAGGGTCAGAGCCTGAGAAGTCCACCTTTAATTTCAGGACAACGATcgtctgaaaaaataaaaaataaaaatttgttgcGTGGGTGGAATGAAGAGGATTTATGAGCTATTAGGTGGATGAGTTGAAGAGGTTGGTCATGCGTATGTATATAAAAGGTTATCATTACTACCAAAAAGAAGAGGCTATGATGAGCATAATGGATAAGTCAAGCATCAATCAATGGGTTCTAAGCTTCTCCAATATTTCAAGTGGAAATATATAAAGAGTGCATTTCCTAAAAtctgaggaagtctattttttggtaaaaaaaaaaatcttaaaaattaattcgAAGTGCTGTACGTGTTGCTGTACAGAAAAATGATCTTGTCTATGCGAAACTTTTCTCTTGATCACCAAAAGCTAAAGTTAGGTTCACCTATTTAACCGTCAAGGTATTCCATTTTCCTAAAAAACACAgcgaaaaaattttctcaagaaaATAATATCCATTCGGGGAAGGAGGCCAAAATAATAATTACATAGTGCAAGTATACTCACCAAATGCTAATATACTCATCAAATTAGAGATtagtatatttataatatatatgaaCTTAGCTATTGTCAAATGGATTATCAACtaaatctaatcagatttagatcaaaTGATGATGATCTTATATCGACGATCCGACTCATTGGATatgatctattatttttaaattatttatatatcaaaaattatatgatttgaattttTCTAACTCATACATTaagtgattaaaaaatatatatattattttatcttatttaaattgtttaatattttaaaaacttaatACATAATTTAAGAGTCACCAAATAACATgaattttagtaaataatttaagGAGTTAATAAATCACATTAAACAACTCAAATCATTAATATTGAAACCCTCACCATACAATCTAAATATGACCAATTCTCAGTAGAGATCCAACTGgacggctctctctctctctctctctctatatatatatatatacatatatatatatatatatgtatgtatgtataatgagggtataaaaaaaaaaggattaaaaaaaagAACATCGCCATCCTAATCAGCTCTCATATCCTTTTGCAACAAAATATATCCTAAGCTCTCAATCTTTCCTTTGGGCTCTAGAAATGCGTACTATCCCATTTCTGTTCATTTGTTTATGACAATTCCTGCGTTGGGATATCATTGTCATGGTGATTTAATTCGGACCTACATGGCAGATTAAATATGGCATTTCAAACAACAAATGTAACAATCTTAAGTCTAACAATCCCGATTGTAAGCTTTCCCGTCGACAGGGACTTTGACGGTCAAACTACTAGAATGAATCAAAAACAACATCACAAAAGGACATTTGGCCGACAATCAGTACCAAATGCATGGTCACCGATACAGCGATTGCACAAGAAGCATCATTCCTCCACCTTCCCCCGGCTTTTTTCGTAAACTATGACCAAGTGTTTGATGAACAGCACAGGGACAACCAAGAGAtgcatctcaaagattttcaacacACCGGTGGGAAAAAAATCCAAATTTGCAGTTTCTATACACTTAGAATAGCTTCAACTATGACCAATTATGAATGGATGACATAATTAGCAGCATATAGTTTGACTACAATgccaaattatttcatcataaactcCATCCAAATTAAGCTGCAGATCCTCCTGTACAAAAGGAAAGATGAAGACAACTCAAACCTAATCCGACTGCCGCACAAAACAAACATATCCATGCACAGAAATAAAACAATTACCTACATCATAAACTCCATGCTAATTAAGCTGCAGGACCTCctgtataaaaaaaaagatgaagataaCTCAAGCCTAATCGGTGTGCTGCACAAAGCAAGCATGTCCATGCAGAGAAATAGAACAGTTACCTACAACCAGGAAGCCTCTGTTTCCCTTCTACAGCCACTTGCCTATATAAATTGTATGCAACCAtctatagttcataatataagcaGAACCCCCACACATAGTAATATTAAATTAGTAACTTTGAAGCAATTGAGGGTGTCATAATCCAGATTTCCTTCAGATAGGATAGGAGCTCTCAAAATGAAGTCTATTCCTGGCACATCAGACAAGAAACTAAGTGCTTGCGCCCAGTTCAACATTTGCAGGGACATGACCTCCATGTGGTCCTCCTCCGTGACTGTTGTACATGGATGAACCACCAGTCCGACCTCCCCTtccccgggagttgtagtagtttCTTGGATAGTATCCAGGCTCATAATACTGGCTCCGCCCATTTTGGTAACCACCACCCCCACCTCGGCCACGACCACCACGACCATTTGGATAGCCTCTCCGGCCCcgacgccgccgccgccgccaccacCACGACTTCCACCTCTCTGGTTCGGGTAAACCCTCCGTGGAACGTATTGTTGATCCTTTGGTTCTGGATCTCCTTGGTTCTGTTCTTCCACATCTGATTCCAGTTTCTGCTGCTCCTGCGGGGCAGAGCCAATGTCCCCTGATGGGTTTAGCACGTCTGCCTCATCCTGAGAAGCAAAAAGCAAGACATATAAATTTGTGAAGATATACTTTAACAGAAGGCAAAATGCATTCTAATGTTTTTCATAAGTAccatctttgaggttcatcaacaGGAGTAGACTGATGATTAGGGTGGACTTCAGTTGCTTGAAAATCTTGTTGCTCATCCTCCTGTCACAACAAACCTCAGATCCAGCACTAGTTGTGATAACCACTAAATAACATCTCAAACAAAATAAAACTTATATTACAAGAGATACAGCCTGCAATAGATAGTTAGTTTGTTTAATCACTAACAATCATAGCATGTAAAATTAACTGATCATTGAAAACACATCAATGACATATCcaaagaaaaacaagaaaagaTTCCTTGAGATAGCTGGaacacattaaaatttttaggtgATTTTTCACATCTTCTATGATTAAGCAAAAAGCAGACAGCAGCAAAACTTGAACCAATCAAAGAGAGACAAAAATTACATCAAGATTCATCTACAGACATTAAAGTTCAGGAATTCAAATATATTTGAACAATGACAATGGTATATACAAGTGTTCTACAACATTTAGAACCTATCCAGACTactgaaaaaaataattggtggAAAAACCCAAAGTGCATCAACCCTGGGAGAAGGGTTAGCGACCACAAAGAAGAAACTCACACATCCCAATAAATCCCTGATTGTAGTATCCCAAAGAAATAGGAATTATGGATCCCTTTTTTTGAAAGTTGATTTGCAGTAATACTAATCTCTTAAGATCATGCATTCCTAATTGGCCCAGCAATTAAAACTCTTGCTCTCCCCACTGCTCATCTTTCTCCCAAGGTTGCCTATATTAGGTTAATTCTATGAACAACTCAAGCCAAAGATGCCCTAAAAATGCAGCATAATTGACACAACTTATGCCCTGCTTTGGCATGGAATGGAAAACTGGATTGGTAAAATGCCAACTCTCTCTTGTCTTGAAGAGTCAAACATAGAGAGTTTAACTAGCTAGTTGTACATAATCAAATTAATCATACAAGGTAAATGGACCAACACCAAAATTCTTTTAGTTGATTAACGAGAAGCCATCAAAAGTATGAAAGCAATATAACTTTATCCAGTGAAAGGATCAACAATTTCCAGGATGCTATTTGAAAAGTGAGCCTAGCAGTAAGGTGATGAACTAAGCTTGGACTGTGGACACACAATccagtaaaataatttttttgatattgagaGCTATTTTTCCGAAAAATAAGATAGAAGCAACATGGCGACACAGATTCACCATCAAAATCAACCAAAGCATCTTGTAAGGTACATGCATCACGAATGAAAAaagaaattttcaatttttaggAAAAATCAACATGGCATTGACTCTAAAATTAAGGAGGTATACCATACGGCAGTTAAGACTTCTGTGCACTGAGCCTGATCATACAAGGTTGTACAAGGGCACCTTTGTTTGTTAGATAGGTACCTACATGCCCAACTTCTAGTCATAAATTAGTGCATAACATAGGATCTCCGCCATCCTTCACTCATGATACATTCATTCCAAAAGTGACCTTGGATGCATCCATCAAAACGTAAAAGCCTTGAAACTCCATAATAGAGGAAAGAGGCTGACTCAAAATATTAAAGCTCCAATTAGAAGAGGTTGACTATACTGAATGAAACTTCCTAATGTTTGTGCATCTCTGTACATAAAAATGATATATGTTAGATTTCAAACATATTTCAGTGGATCTAGTGGTTCATCAACCAAAGCAAATCAATTTGAGGGCGTACATAACACAATAGAACTTAGGTAAGTAAATATCAAATCAATTTGAGGGCATACATAACACTATGGAACTTGGGTAAGTAAATACCATGCATCTATCCTTTGTTTCTCCCTATTTCATGCACAACATTCAACGAGATATAATTGGCTCATTTAATTCTGGTGGTGACTACTACTACACTACTGAATTCTCAAAAGAACCTGGCTGTCCACCTTTAGTGAAAACGTTAAGGATACACCTCAATCACCCTAATCCATCTCCACTGCAAGATGTTTTTACATTAATGCCTTCCCATTTTTTTTCCTTGTGCTTAAATAACGACTATAGAAGCAGCAACAACCATTATCAGTGGAAAATACAACACGACTTATCCCAAGGTAATTGTCATATTTTCAATTTATCTATCATAATACTGTTTCATACACATTGTGTTCATGCTACACTCTTGGAGCCCATAATCTGA
Coding sequences within it:
- the LOC105046421 gene encoding LOW QUALITY PROTEIN: calcium-dependent protein kinase 10 (The sequence of the model RefSeq protein was modified relative to this genomic sequence to represent the inferred CDS: deleted 2 bases in 1 codon); this encodes MGNWCSCLGGSVEDEEERRRRRKRKREKRRRPNPFSEDPVGSPSPIQVLKDVVPLGHHRSRIGDKYVLGRELGRGEFGVTYLCTDKETREHLACKSISKRKLRTAVDVEDVRREVAIMSTLPDHSNVVRLRAAYEDAEAVHLVMELCEGGELFDRIVARGHYSERAAAAVARTVAEVVKMCHENGVMHRDLKPENFLYANKKENSPLKAIDFGLSIFFRPGERFSEIVGSPYYMAPEVLKRNYGPEVDIWSAGVILYILLCGVPPFWAETEQGVAQAILRGVIDFQREPWPQVSDSARSLVRQMLEPDPRRRLTAQQVLEHPWLKAKKAPNVPLGDIVRARLKQFSVMNRFKKKVMRVIAEHLSIEEVEVIREMFKLMDTDNNGKVTFEELKAGLQKVGSQLAEPEMKMLMDAADVDGNGVLDYGEFVAVIIHLQRLSNDGHLRRAFVFFDKDGSGYIELDELREALTDDSGQTDTEVVYDILREVDTDKDGRISYEEFVAMMKAGTDWRKASRQYSRERFKSLSINLMKDGSLAMAN